The genomic window ATCTTAATTCTATAGCATTAACTGGGCAAGCTTCAACACATGCTCCACAACCCCCACATAGTTCAGGATTAACTACTTTAACAGTTCCATTTTCTACCAATATAACAACACTTTCCTCATTATAAGGCCCTTTGCCTCCCCATGTTTCTGGTAGTTTAGCATTTACAGGACATGAAACAACACAGTTACCACAGCCATGACACTTTTCTTCATGAACTATTAACTCATAAGCTTTCATTTCCTCACCTTTAATTTGTTGTTAATTTTTTGAAAGCTAATTTCCATGCTAATGCTTCTGGCTCTCTTTCAAAGTTAATTTTTGTTCTCTTTATTGTTATAGCATTTATTGGACATGCTTTTGAACACGCTCCACAAAGAACACAGAGATCTTGATTAACATAAATCTTTTCTGTTTTTTTAGGGATATCTTTTAAGCATATTCCACAGGTTTCACATATCTCTTTACTAACAGGATATTCACTTTTACCCTTTATTTTATCAGATTCTGGAAACTCTATAGCTGAACATGGACAGATAGCTACACAAGCCCCACAGGCATTACAAAGGTTTGTATCAATAATTACTTCTCCTTCAAATGGTTTTTCAACTTCTATAGCATCTGCTGGGCAAATTAAAGCACACCATCCACAGGTAACACATTTCTCTTTATCAACTTTAGTTTCTCCAGTAATGTCTTTATAAAGCTTAGCTTTTTTAACTCTCTTTATCATTGGACACTTATAACATATAACTTCAATAGCATCATGAGGACAGACAAATTCACAAACTTTACAGTAAACACATAAATCCTTATCAACTTTGATATCCAAAACAGGTTTTGGACAGACTGGTGATGGAGGGATATAGTCTAATATAATAGCATCAGCTGGACAGTAATCAGCACAGATTCCACAGAGAACACATCTATCTTTATTAATATTTATTTCTCCAATAACAAAATTCTTTCTTTCAGCTAACTCCCTATCAACTGTTATAGCATCCCTTGGACAGACCATTTCACACTGCTCACACAACACACACTTATCTTGACTAATCTTTATAGATCTCTTTATTTTTGGATAATTCTCATCCTCTTTAATTGATTTTCCATTTATTTTTAAGTCCATTGCATCAAATGGACATGCTGCTGCACAGAGACCACAGAGAGCACATGCATCTTTATCTATATCTAACTTTGGAGCATCTACAAGTCCTTTAGCTATTGCTCCTAAAGGACCAAGATGTATAGCTGAACATGGACAGATGTCATAACATATTCCACAGCCAACACATTTGCTATCTAACCAGATTAACTCTCTTTCTTGTTTTCCTTCTCTCTTTATAATTAAACCATCTTCAAAATACTCTTTTATTTGCACTATCATAATTTTCCCTCTTTAAGATTAATGCATTTGCAGGACAAAGTTCTAAGCATTTTAAACATAACCAACATTTATCTTTATCTATCTTTATTTTCATCCCTTCTTGAGATATTGCTTCACAAATTAAACAAGATCCACAGAAGAGGCATTTATTTTCATCCCAATATATTTCAATATCATACAGATTTTTTATCAGATTTTTTATTAACTCTTTATCCTCAATTAAGTTCTTTATTATCTTAACTCCTTCTCTTGGGGAGAGACTTTCAATAGCTCTTGCTACTCTAATAACTTTCTCTTTTGGATATTTTCCAGTTAAATAGTGAGAGATAGCTGATCTATTACACTTTAATAACTCAGCTATCTCCTCCTGAGTTAGACCTTTTCTTCTTAATTTCATAGCTACTATAGCTTTTACACCAGAGAGTATATGTTCAGGCATGATTCCACATGTTAGTATTGCTAACAAAATATATAAAAATATCTTCTTAAAATAGATGGAAAATTATATATAATAATGTTAGTAATGCTAACTTAATTTGTAAATCCTTGGAGAGGAGCAGGTATTTTTCCTCCTCTATTAATAAACTTCTCAGAAGAAAATTTATTGACTTTCATAACAATAGCCTTTCCTAATAATCCACCATATTCAACAATATCTCCTTCTTTAGCTCCTGGAATTGGGATAATTCTAACAGCAGTTGTTTTATTATTTATAACTCCTATAGCCATTTCATCAGCAATTATAGCAGAGATTGTAGCTTCAGGAGTGTCTCCAGGAATAGCTATCATATCTAAACCAACAGAACACACACATGTCATAGCTTCTAATTTTTCTAAACTGAGTGCTCCAGCTTTAACAGCTTCGACCATTCCACTATCTTCACTTACAGGAATAAATGCTCCACTTAAACCTCCAGCATATGTTGTAGCCATTAACCCTCCCTTTTTAACAGCATCATTTAGTAATGCAAGAGCAGCAACACTTCCATGAGTTCCACATTTCTCTAAACCCATAGCTTCTAAAATATTAGCAACACTATCTCCTTTAGCAGGTGTTGGAGCTAAGGAGAGGTCTACAATTCCAAATTTAATATTTAATTCTTTACAGATCTCCCTACCTATGAGCTCCCCAACTCTTGTTATTTTAAAAGCAGTCTTTTTAATTTCATTATGCAAAGTTCCAAAATCTGCATTCTTTAATTTCTCAACAACAGCTCTAACAACTCCTGGTCCTGAAATACCAACATTAATAGCCTTATCCCCCTCTCCAACACCATGGAAAGCTCCAGCCATGAATGGGTTATCCTCTGGAGCATTTGCAAATACCACAAGTTTTGCACAGCCAATAGCCTTCTCAGTTTTGTAAGCAGTATCTTTAATAATCTTACCCATTAACTTAACAATATCCATATTAATTCCAGTCCTTGTTGAAGCTACATTAACAGAAGAACAGACCCTTTCAGTCATTTTCATCATATCAGGAATAGAGTTTATTAAACAGAGATCTGCTTCAGTAGCATCTTTATGTACTAATGCCGAATATCCTCCTAAAAAATCAACTTTCACTTTTTTAGCAGCTTTATCTAAGGTTTTCCCAACTTCCACACAAGCTCCTATTTTATCATCAATATTTTTTAAAGCTCCTCCTATCAGTAGAGCTATAGGAGTTACAGCCACTCTCTTATTAACAATAGGTACACCATATTTCTCTGAAATTCTATCAGCTGTTTCTACTAAATTTTCAGCTGAAGAAACTATTTTATTGTAAATATTTTCTTTTAGCTCATCCAAATCATTTGATACACAATCTAATAAGCTAATTCCCATAGTAACTGTTCTTAAATCTAAATTCTCCATTTTTATCATTTTTATTGTTTCAATTATTTCTTCTGGTAAGAACATTTAATCACCCTTTCAACATCTTCTTTTTTAACTCCTTTAATTAGCACAGATTTTTTTGATGAAGTTGTACCTGAGAGGATCTCAATATCACTATTAAATAACTTTCTAAAAAACTTTATTATTTCTTTATTAGCCTTCCCCTCTACAGGAGGAGCTTTTATTTTTACCATAACTCTTTTTCTCCATTCATTAATTCCAAAAATCTCATTTTTATTAGCATTTGGTTGTACCTCTATATCAACAATAACCCCATCTTTACATTCTCTTATCATAATATCCTTCCTCTAACTTTATTTATATCAAATTTAGCAGTTTCAGCTATAGCCATAACTGCTAAAACACCAGCTTGTAATGGGTCTCCAACCACTAAATCAGCTTCTTTTGGGACAGAACCAAACATTTTTAAACTTATAACTATAATTCCATTTTTCTTTAATTCCCTAACAGCTTCTGTTATCTTTCCTCCCATTAATGACCCTGCCAAAACTAAAACTCCAACTCTCGGAAGCTTAGCAACAGCTTTTACAGCTTCATATAAGTTCTCTTCTCCTACTAAAGGGATAGTATCAACACTTATTCTCTCTCCTCTTATATTATGCCTATCAGCTTCACTTATAGCCCCTCTAGCAACTTCAGCAACCTGTGCTCCACCACCAATAATAATAACTCTTTTACCAAAGATTTTCTTTAGTGTATTATGAATTTCAAAAGATTTTATAAATTTACACTTCTTTAATTCATCTTCTAATTTTTTTACATCATCTATCTCAATTTCCATATAGATAAATCCCACATCATTATCCTTTAAAAACTGTTGTGTATATAATATATTTCCGCCTAACTCAAATATTATTCCTGTTATTTTGTGTAAAACTCCTATTTTGTTTTCAGCTTCTATACTTAGACCAATCTCCATGATCTCACAACTTATTAATAAAATATAAATAATAATGCTTTAGATTATAATTACATTAAAATATTTACTGAGGGTGGAAAAATGTTTGATGAACCAATAAAAGAGATAATGACAAAAGATGTTGTAACAGTAACACCAGAAACACCAATATCAAAAGCCTTAGGAATTATGGAAGAGAATGGATTTCACCATTTAATTGTTGTAGATGAAAAAGAAGGAGAAGAGGAGTATTATCTTATTTCAATGAGAGATCTTCTACTTGCCCACTCATGGGAAGAGGAAGTTAGATCATTAATGTATAAACCCCATTATATTCATCAAGAAACTCCAGTTTTAGATGCAGTATGTGAGATGTTTGAAAGTGGGCAGAGGGCAGCTCCAATAGTGGATGATAACAATAAACTTGTGGGGATTGTTACAGATTTTGATATAATGGCAAGAGCTGCAAGGTCAAAGATAATGAAAGATACTCCAGTAAAAAAAATAATGACAAGAAATGTAATAACAATTAATGAAAATGACTCTATTGGTAAAGCTAGAGCATTGATGAGAGATCACAATATTGGTAGATTAGTTGTTGTTGATGATGAAGGAAAACCTGTAGGAATTGTTACAGAGATGGATATATTAAACTTAATAGTAAAACCAAAAAGAAAAATGAGATATGGA from Methanocaldococcus villosus KIN24-T80 includes these protein-coding regions:
- a CDS encoding 4Fe-4S binding protein, with amino-acid sequence MKAYELIVHEEKCHGCGNCVVSCPVNAKLPETWGGKGPYNEESVVILVENGTVKVVNPELCGGCGACVEACPVNAIELRFKLI
- the fwdF gene encoding tungsten-dependent formylmethanofuran dehydrogenase subunit FwdF yields the protein MIVQIKEYFEDGLIIKREGKQERELIWLDSKCVGCGICYDICPCSAIHLGPLGAIAKGLVDAPKLDIDKDACALCGLCAAACPFDAMDLKINGKSIKEDENYPKIKRSIKISQDKCVLCEQCEMVCPRDAITVDRELAERKNFVIGEININKDRCVLCGICADYCPADAIILDYIPPSPVCPKPVLDIKVDKDLCVYCKVCEFVCPHDAIEVICYKCPMIKRVKKAKLYKDITGETKVDKEKCVTCGWCALICPADAIEVEKPFEGEVIIDTNLCNACGACVAICPCSAIEFPESDKIKGKSEYPVSKEICETCGICLKDIPKKTEKIYVNQDLCVLCGACSKACPINAITIKRTKINFEREPEALAWKLAFKKLTTN
- a CDS encoding 4Fe-4S binding protein; translated protein: MPEHILSGVKAIVAMKLRRKGLTQEEIAELLKCNRSAISHYLTGKYPKEKVIRVARAIESLSPREGVKIIKNLIEDKELIKNLIKNLYDIEIYWDENKCLFCGSCLICEAISQEGMKIKIDKDKCWLCLKCLELCPANALILKRENYDSANKRVF
- a CDS encoding PFL family protein, coding for MFLPEEIIETIKMIKMENLDLRTVTMGISLLDCVSNDLDELKENIYNKIVSSAENLVETADRISEKYGVPIVNKRVAVTPIALLIGGALKNIDDKIGACVEVGKTLDKAAKKVKVDFLGGYSALVHKDATEADLCLINSIPDMMKMTERVCSSVNVASTRTGINMDIVKLMGKIIKDTAYKTEKAIGCAKLVVFANAPEDNPFMAGAFHGVGEGDKAINVGISGPGVVRAVVEKLKNADFGTLHNEIKKTAFKITRVGELIGREICKELNIKFGIVDLSLAPTPAKGDSVANILEAMGLEKCGTHGSVAALALLNDAVKKGGLMATTYAGGLSGAFIPVSEDSGMVEAVKAGALSLEKLEAMTCVCSVGLDMIAIPGDTPEATISAIIADEMAIGVINNKTTAVRIIPIPGAKEGDIVEYGGLLGKAIVMKVNKFSSEKFINRGGKIPAPLQGFTN
- a CDS encoding DUF167 family protein, with product MIRECKDGVIVDIEVQPNANKNEIFGINEWRKRVMVKIKAPPVEGKANKEIIKFFRKLFNSDIEILSGTTSSKKSVLIKGVKKEDVERVIKCSYQKK
- a CDS encoding DUF5612 domain-containing protein, whose amino-acid sequence is MEIGLSIEAENKIGVLHKITGIIFELGGNILYTQQFLKDNDVGFIYMEIEIDDVKKLEDELKKCKFIKSFEIHNTLKKIFGKRVIIIGGGAQVAEVARGAISEADRHNIRGERISVDTIPLVGEENLYEAVKAVAKLPRVGVLVLAGSLMGGKITEAVRELKKNGIIVISLKMFGSVPKEADLVVGDPLQAGVLAVMAIAETAKFDINKVRGRIL